A single Bosea sp. PAMC 26642 DNA region contains:
- the rpmA gene encoding 50S ribosomal protein L27 encodes MAHKKAGGSSRNGRDSAGRRLGVKKFGDQAVITGNIIIRQRGTKWHPGANVGMGKDHTLFALTDGRVRFITKLGRAFVNVVPAQQAAE; translated from the coding sequence ATGGCTCACAAAAAAGCAGGCGGCTCGTCCCGCAACGGTCGCGACTCCGCAGGGCGTCGTCTCGGCGTGAAGAAGTTCGGCGACCAGGCCGTGATTACCGGCAACATCATCATCCGCCAGCGTGGGACCAAGTGGCATCCCGGCGCGAATGTCGGCATGGGCAAAGATCACACGCTTTTCGCGCTGACGGACGGCCGCGTCCGATTCATCACGAAACTCGGCCGAGCTTTCGTAAACGTAGTCCCGGCCCAACAGGCCGCAGAATAA
- a CDS encoding IlvD/Edd family dehydratase, with protein sequence MAKAPESNVPRQDRPVAITRKKAPRRIKPEQLRSKAWFDNPANADMTALYIERTMNFGLSRDELQSGRPIIGIAQTGSDIAPCNRHHIELAHRVRDGIRERGGVPFEFPIHPIQETCKRPTASLDRNLQYLSLVEILYGYPLDGVVLTTGCDKTTPAQLMAAATVDIPAIALPGGPMLNGNFRGERTGSGTIVWKARQMMAAGEIDYRGFVDLVASSAPSAGHCNTMGTATTMNSIAEALGMTLPGAAAIPAPYRDRYEMAYLTGLRIVDMVWENLIPSKIMTREAFENAIVVNSAIGGSTNAPISVNAIAKHIGVPLDNEDWTAVGYDIPLLVNLQPAGEYLGEDYYRAGGVPAVVAELVAKGKIKPAITANGRTLAENCEGLFAEDRKVIKAYDEPMKAQSGFLNLRGNLFDSAIMKTSVITPEFRKRYLENPKDKNAFEGKAIVFDGPEDYHHRIDDPALAIDEHSILFIRGVGPVGYPGAAEVVNMRPPDYLIKKGVTALACIGDGRQSGTSGSPSILNASPEAATGGGLALLKTGDKVRIDLNKRSADMLIPDAELEERRAALKAAGGYKYPRSQTPWQEIQRKIVGELSEGMVLKPAVKYQKIHKKFGIPRDNH encoded by the coding sequence ATGGCGAAAGCCCCGGAAAGCAATGTGCCGCGCCAGGACCGGCCGGTGGCGATCACCCGGAAGAAGGCGCCGCGCCGGATCAAGCCGGAGCAGCTGCGCTCGAAGGCCTGGTTCGACAATCCCGCCAATGCCGACATGACCGCGCTCTATATCGAGCGCACGATGAATTTCGGCCTGTCGCGCGACGAACTGCAGTCGGGCCGGCCGATCATCGGCATCGCCCAGACCGGCTCCGACATCGCTCCCTGCAACCGCCACCATATCGAGTTGGCCCATCGCGTCCGCGACGGCATCCGCGAGCGCGGCGGCGTGCCCTTCGAATTCCCGATCCATCCGATCCAGGAAACCTGCAAGCGCCCAACCGCTTCGCTTGACCGCAACCTGCAATATCTCTCGCTCGTCGAGATCCTCTACGGCTATCCGCTCGACGGCGTCGTGCTGACGACCGGCTGCGACAAGACCACGCCGGCCCAGCTGATGGCGGCGGCCACCGTCGACATCCCGGCGATCGCGCTGCCGGGCGGGCCGATGCTGAACGGCAATTTCCGCGGCGAGCGCACCGGCTCGGGCACGATCGTCTGGAAGGCGCGCCAGATGATGGCGGCCGGCGAGATCGACTATCGCGGATTCGTCGATCTGGTGGCGTCCTCGGCGCCATCCGCAGGTCACTGCAACACGATGGGCACGGCGACGACGATGAACTCGATCGCCGAGGCGCTGGGCATGACGCTGCCGGGCGCTGCGGCAATCCCGGCGCCTTATCGCGACCGCTACGAGATGGCCTATCTGACGGGCCTGCGCATCGTCGACATGGTCTGGGAGAACCTGATCCCGTCGAAGATCATGACGCGCGAAGCCTTCGAGAACGCGATCGTGGTCAACTCGGCGATCGGCGGCTCGACCAATGCGCCGATCTCGGTCAACGCCATCGCCAAGCATATCGGCGTGCCGCTGGACAACGAGGACTGGACGGCGGTGGGCTATGACATCCCGCTCTTGGTCAATCTGCAGCCGGCCGGCGAGTATCTCGGCGAGGACTATTATCGCGCCGGCGGTGTGCCCGCCGTGGTCGCGGAACTCGTCGCCAAGGGCAAGATCAAGCCGGCGATCACCGCCAATGGCCGGACGCTGGCGGAAAACTGCGAGGGGCTATTCGCCGAGGACCGCAAGGTCATCAAGGCCTATGACGAGCCGATGAAGGCGCAGTCCGGCTTCCTCAACCTGCGCGGCAACCTGTTCGATTCCGCGATCATGAAGACCAGCGTGATCACACCGGAATTCCGGAAGCGCTATCTCGAGAACCCCAAGGACAAGAATGCCTTCGAGGGCAAGGCGATCGTCTTCGACGGTCCGGAGGATTATCACCATCGCATCGACGACCCGGCGCTCGCCATCGACGAGCACTCGATCCTGTTCATCCGCGGCGTCGGCCCGGTCGGGTATCCGGGCGCTGCCGAGGTCGTGAACATGCGGCCGCCGGATTACCTGATCAAGAAGGGCGTCACTGCGCTCGCCTGCATCGGCGACGGGCGGCAATCGGGTACCTCGGGCTCGCCCTCGATCCTGAACGCTTCGCCTGAAGCCGCGACGGGCGGCGGGCTGGCGCTGCTCAAGACCGGCGACAAGGTGCGCATCGATCTCAACAAGCGCAGCGCCGACATGCTGATCCCGGACGCGGAGCTGGAAGAGCGGCGCGCGGCGCTGAAGGCTGCCGGCGGCTACAAATACCCCAGGAGCCAGACGCCCTGGCAGGAAATCCAGCGCAAGATCGTCGGCGAATTGTCCGAGGGCATGGTGCTGAAGCCGGCGGTCAAGTATCAGAAGATCCACAAGAAGTTCGGCATTCCACGCGACAATCACTAG
- a CDS encoding pyridoxal phosphate-dependent aminotransferase produces MTLHVVPSFARIGEENAFAVLARATELQRQGKDVINLGIGQPDFPTPDHIVEAAVKALRDGHHGYTPANGILPLREAVSADLHKRFDVEISPESVMIVPGGKVTMFMAILMFGEPGAEILYPDPGFPIYRSMIEYTGATPVPVPIREENGFAFSAEETLALITPKTRLLVINSPANPTGGVTPKAEVDKLIEGLAKFPDVAIMSDEIYDQMLYDGEQHVCLLSYPEIRDRLILLNGWSKTYAMTGWRLGYSVWPKALYENARKLAVNSHSCVNAPAQWAGLAALTGPQDAVAMMLAEFDRRRKAVVEGLNALPGISCIVPKGAFYAFPNVSQTGWQAKKLASALLEDAGVATIGGPDFGVHGEGYIRLSYANSLENIERALERMGTFLASAKAA; encoded by the coding sequence ATGACGCTCCATGTCGTCCCGTCCTTCGCCCGCATCGGCGAGGAAAATGCCTTCGCCGTACTGGCGCGCGCCACCGAACTGCAGCGTCAGGGCAAGGACGTCATCAATCTCGGCATCGGCCAGCCCGATTTCCCGACGCCCGACCATATCGTCGAGGCGGCGGTGAAGGCCCTGCGCGACGGCCATCACGGCTATACCCCGGCCAACGGCATCCTGCCGCTGCGCGAGGCGGTCTCCGCCGATTTGCACAAGCGCTTCGATGTCGAGATTTCGCCCGAAAGCGTCATGATCGTGCCCGGCGGCAAGGTCACCATGTTCATGGCGATCCTGATGTTCGGCGAGCCCGGCGCCGAGATCCTCTATCCCGATCCCGGCTTCCCGATCTACCGCTCCATGATCGAATACACCGGAGCGACGCCCGTTCCGGTTCCGATCCGCGAGGAGAATGGCTTCGCCTTCTCGGCGGAGGAGACGCTGGCCCTGATCACCCCGAAGACGCGGCTGCTGGTCATCAACTCGCCGGCGAACCCGACCGGCGGCGTCACGCCCAAGGCCGAGGTCGACAAACTTATCGAAGGCCTGGCGAAGTTCCCCGACGTCGCGATCATGTCCGACGAGATCTACGACCAGATGCTCTATGATGGCGAGCAGCATGTCTGCCTGCTCTCCTACCCGGAGATTCGCGATCGGCTGATCCTGCTCAACGGTTGGTCCAAGACCTACGCCATGACCGGCTGGCGGCTCGGCTATTCGGTCTGGCCCAAGGCCCTCTACGAGAACGCCCGCAAGCTCGCGGTAAACTCGCATTCCTGCGTCAACGCGCCGGCGCAATGGGCGGGCTTAGCCGCGCTCACCGGCCCGCAGGACGCCGTCGCGATGATGCTGGCCGAGTTCGATCGGCGCCGGAAGGCCGTGGTCGAGGGGCTGAACGCCCTGCCCGGCATCTCCTGCATCGTGCCCAAGGGCGCGTTCTACGCCTTCCCGAACGTCTCGCAGACCGGCTGGCAGGCCAAGAAACTGGCTTCGGCCCTGCTCGAGGATGCTGGCGTCGCGACGATCGGCGGGCCGGATTTCGGCGTCCATGGCGAGGGCTATATCAGGCTCTCCTATGCGAACTCTCTTGAGAACATCGAGCGCGCGCTGGAGCGCATGGGCACATTTTTGGCGAGCGCGAAAGCAGCATGA
- a CDS encoding 50S ribosomal protein L21: MFAVIKTGGKQFRVAANDEITIAKLVGEPGDTVAFGEVLMLTDGEKSTVGAPFLGDITVAGEIVKQARGEKVIAFKKRRRQNSKRKRGFRAELTIVRITDILTGGKKPEMKKGDASSVALTAASTETKGKAAPKAAKADADKADALDASNLSLISGVGPTIEKKLRAAGITSWNDIAAWSDEDVAKWDEELKLRGRATREEWVEQAKELLAGKPPRAKADQAELASGEDY, from the coding sequence ATGTTCGCAGTCATCAAAACCGGCGGCAAGCAGTTTCGCGTCGCCGCGAACGATGAAATCACCATCGCCAAGCTCGTTGGAGAGCCTGGCGACACCGTCGCCTTCGGCGAGGTGCTGATGCTGACCGATGGCGAGAAGTCGACCGTCGGCGCGCCCTTCCTCGGCGACATCACCGTTGCCGGCGAGATCGTCAAGCAGGCTCGCGGCGAGAAGGTTATCGCCTTCAAGAAGCGCCGTCGCCAGAATTCCAAGCGCAAGCGCGGCTTCCGTGCCGAGCTGACAATCGTGCGCATCACCGACATCCTCACCGGCGGCAAGAAGCCGGAGATGAAGAAGGGCGATGCCTCGTCGGTCGCGCTCACGGCCGCCTCGACGGAAACCAAGGGCAAGGCTGCTCCGAAGGCCGCCAAGGCCGATGCGGACAAGGCCGACGCGCTCGATGCTTCGAACCTCTCGCTGATCTCGGGCGTCGGCCCGACCATCGAGAAGAAGCTGCGCGCTGCCGGCATCACCTCCTGGAACGACATCGCCGCCTGGAGCGACGAGGACGTCGCCAAGTGGGACGAGGAACTGAAGCTGCGCGGCCGTGCCACCCGCGAGGAGTGGGTCGAGCAGGCCAAGGAGCTTCTGGCCGGCAAGCCCCCGCGGGCGAAGGCCGACCAGGCCGAACTGGCGTCGGGCGAGGATTACTGA
- a CDS encoding DMT family transporter, which yields MNFSNVSYLYLTAAIISEVIGTSALKASNEFTRLVPTLIMLTAFLSAFYFLTLTLRTIPVGVAYAIWSGVGIVLISVVSRVLFGQKLDPPALIGMGMIVAGVLVINLFSRSSPH from the coding sequence ATGAACTTCAGCAATGTGAGTTATCTCTACCTGACGGCGGCGATCATCAGCGAGGTCATCGGCACATCCGCATTGAAGGCGTCGAACGAGTTCACCCGGCTCGTCCCGACGTTGATCATGCTGACGGCCTTCCTCAGCGCCTTCTACTTCCTGACTCTGACCTTGCGGACGATTCCCGTCGGGGTCGCCTATGCGATCTGGTCGGGCGTCGGCATCGTCCTGATCAGCGTGGTTTCGCGGGTGCTGTTTGGCCAAAAGCTCGACCCGCCTGCGTTGATCGGCATGGGAATGATCGTCGCCGGCGTGCTCGTGATCAACCTGTTCTCACGGTCGAGCCCGCACTAA
- a CDS encoding GNAT family N-acetyltransferase, translating into MFPELTRDDVFRLETRRLWLRWTRMADASAILRLAGEKPVAEMTASIPHPYPVDAVEPFIFAMRKGNALGEHLVLTITPRSRPNELIGMIGAHKQATGIPFIGYWLGTPHWGKGYATEAVQALIDTLFSLVDVPAIDADTRVINPASRRVLEKSGFRAEGSFLKSLPARGGLFPCEQYRLDRSTWAALKSWGASGWAHAPELTGDVAEAPGEPCLA; encoded by the coding sequence ATGTTCCCTGAACTGACAAGAGACGATGTCTTCCGGCTCGAGACCCGGCGCCTGTGGCTGCGCTGGACCAGGATGGCCGATGCTTCGGCAATCCTGCGGCTGGCCGGCGAGAAGCCGGTGGCGGAAATGACGGCCTCGATCCCGCATCCCTATCCGGTGGATGCGGTCGAGCCTTTCATTTTCGCCATGCGCAAGGGCAATGCGCTGGGCGAGCACCTTGTGCTGACGATCACGCCGCGCTCCCGGCCGAACGAACTGATCGGCATGATCGGCGCGCACAAGCAGGCGACGGGCATTCCCTTCATCGGCTACTGGCTCGGCACCCCGCATTGGGGCAAGGGCTATGCGACCGAAGCCGTGCAGGCGCTGATCGACACGCTGTTCTCGCTCGTCGACGTGCCCGCGATCGACGCCGATACGCGGGTCATCAACCCGGCCTCGCGGCGCGTGCTGGAGAAGTCCGGCTTCCGGGCCGAGGGCTCGTTCCTGAAGTCGCTGCCGGCGCGCGGCGGGCTGTTCCCCTGCGAGCAGTACCGGCTCGACCGCTCGACCTGGGCCGCGCTCAAAAGCTGGGGCGCGAGCGGCTGGGCTCATGCGCCCGAACTCACCGGGGATGTGGCCGAGGCACCGGGCGAGCCCTGCCTGGCGTAA